The Glycine max cultivar Williams 82 chromosome 17, Glycine_max_v4.0, whole genome shotgun sequence genome contains the following window.
AAACATAACACCAACAAATGTTTGAGACAAAGTGATAAACTGCATACCACATGAAGAGTCACAGACTTGAACAGTTGATAACATCATGCAGACTGACCCTTGCCTCACTTGTAGCCAAGCTCTGAAACCAGTTTGCAAAAAGGTAACAGCATTTATCATCTTCAGAAACTTGCGCCGTGCAACCAATCCTCTGAAATGCAGTTGTATTGTTCTTGCAGCATTTTCTGAAAATGTGAAGTACCAATTgttaacaagaaaacaaataccaTCGACAACACAAATTTTGCATGCAATTACAGCAGATTAATAAGCAGTAATAAGAGTAAAAAACAATCATACCACTCTCTTTAACTAAGCAATGCCcggaataaagaaaaaagttcaAAGACTGTATTTTCCATGTTAAAAGCACAGAAGTCTAAAAGCCTGTTTGAATTCTATTGCAAATATGCTCATTATCATTGCAAATCCCACCCAATTccattgtaaataaataaaattaggatTGATGGGAGTTGAACTAAGCAATGCTTCTTATTTTCACTTTTGAGTGTTTCAGGGATAATAATCAAGAAAGTAACAATCAATtagatctaataattttttcactGTTTTTGTAAATGTATTTATGCCTGTTATGGTGAATCGTAGCGAATAGGATTATGCAAGTCTGATTAGTTACCTCTTCTAATGTTGGTGCTGCATTCAGTGGTACTGGATCTCTGCAAATTAGAGACAGCAGGTTTGTTGATACAGTTTCTTTCAGCCATATCTTGCCACCAAGCTTGGATAGCCTTGAATTTTCTCGCACCATCTATGCTAATCATAAAAAGATTTTGATCAGATTTTCatgaaatgaagaaagaaaactaattatttCGTGAATAAGAGCAAGCCATtgttataattaattgttttggGACACTAATATAATCACATCGAAAATATATTGCCACAGAACATGTGGCAGATTGTTGTCTACTCAGCCAACTATCAAGCAATGAAATAACTGAAAATGGGCTAGCATTAATTCCTGGACAAAATCTATATAAAGGagatcatatattttaaagataaagccCAACTGATCTACTACTGTTTTAAATCAAGATGAatcattttcacttttattcATGATACTAGactttataaaagtaaaatttattccATATATCaaaaccaaattaattaatatatacatagaAGTAGAACAATAAGCACAAAACAAATGGCatgcataaataattaaagttcaCATCACTAGAGGCAACAAACCTTCATTTCCATGCACATCAGAAGCATCAGGCTTTTGTATTGATTCAGAATTTGAAAGGCATCGCAGCAACCTCAAATGTCTATGGTTTGGACTTTGGCAGTCATAACCCAAGAGCTTATGGAAATTTAAGTGATcctgaaaaggaagaaaagaaaggagatACAAATCAACACAAATTCCAGGTTACAATAGCAGCAGGATGTGACCATAATCTTTATTCTGTTTACCAAATTTTTCTTAACAAATAATTGGTTTGCTAGGAAAACCAACAAAATCACCACACTTCGATCACTGCAAGCACCATTATGTTGAAGTAGCTCACTAATTTGAAGCACCTGAAGAAAAATATACCAAAATTCTATTATACTGCCAATAGTATCAAGTGAGATAAACcatatgtataattttattttattttttgctttgaGTTACACACAAGTCCAACTATATTAATTGTGCTTTGTGACACAAAATTGAATGTTCTACAATTAACTTCACTATTGATAGAGTGCTGGACCATAATGTGGGCCCAAATTCTGAAAGGCCCAGAATTTGGAGAATGTATGTTTGtaagatgaagaaaacaagTGAGGGTGAGAATTAGGAGAATGCTGAGTTGGCCTGTTGGATAGGGGTGCAGGATAAGAATATAGAGGGGGAAAAGGCAATTGTAGAAGTTGGTTATGCATTTTAGCTTTGATTTAGAAACACTTTTCTCTAAGGAGTTGATGCTCTGGTTCAAGTAATAAAGAGTCCAGGCTCCTTTTTTGGttcttaataaaaatcacataccAGTATGTCTTCCTTGTATTCTATCAATTACAAATATACTATAGGAGTTCATATTGAAAAGTTGAGATGAATTCACTATTGACTATAGGCATATTAAGCATATTTCACATGCATGCATAACTAGGAAAATGaccattattaatttattatcctTAATTAGCCCAAAGTTTGATACTTCCCAAAcccatatttataatcaaattttagCGCATATTTTTGTGCAGCTTGTGCTTTGTCCAGGTTTAATCCTAATAGGCTTCAACTGTTCAACATGAGTGTtagatatacaaaaaaaaatgttcttcaCAAAAGGAATTATTCGAAAATTTAATTAGTCTGAATCACTAACAGGTATTAGAGTACATCAATGACCagttataaaataaagtaaacgTTTTGTATCACTGTTTTCAATTTAAAGAGATGTGACCATGTCTCGAAAACAATTTCAGCATGCATGCAAGTACATATTTACACAAATTTGGGTATTTACCTCTGGGAAGTTCCCCAGTAATGTAGTCAACTTTTgggataatataaaattatatagtgCATCTGAATATTCATTCACCGACATAATTGATGCCTTGCCACTTTTCTTATTAACTTCCtgtaaattaatgaaaaataaagctTATGAACAAGATGTTATCATCAGCAGTCATCAGGAATCTAAAGAAGTTAAAAACCTTCAATGAACAGGAATTATGAAGTTCTTTCTGGAAGTAATAATCAAGTAGGCACCAGATAGCTTTGCCATCAACAAGGGAATGAAAATTGTCAATTGCACAATCATAATTGTCACAAACTGCCTGCAAAATAGGAAGAGCAAGgttaaatattttctaattgtCACGAATTGCACAATCATAATTGCCACAAATTGCCAACAAGGATAATTGTCACAATCAAAaggaatatttttcttaattaaataccaAGATCATGCAAATTACAGATGCACCATCTGAAGCTCAAGCAAGAAAGTAAAACTAAAATCCTGAAACAAAGTGTAGCAGACCAACCACTGTCAAAGAACAACTAGTTATGGAACTGTATGCaactaaacaaaacaaatttcCATTTATCTAACTACCCACCAACACAGCATCATTTAGACACACGTTACAGTTAATTAGTCTGAATCTAATAATGAGTAATAAGGACTAAATCCCTAATTGccatctaataataaataagagaataaaacaTAACCTAACaacaaatgactaaatcaataCAAGCATTGAGATGAATTTGGAAGAAATATTATGTTCAACAATACTGATTAACCTCATCCAAAACCAAAAAGTAAAACATCCAGGAAAATTACTGTGCTTTTATGAAAGTACTCTAAGATGTACCTGAATCCAATTCAAAAGCAATTCCATAGAACTAGAATTTGCATTGTTTATGAGATCCTGTAAGATGGAAGAAAAATCACAGCTCAAGTATATTAGGAGTTGTGAGcttaaagaagaaaagaaagtgtagatattttttatggatCTATCTACTCTAAAGTGAACAACTCACTTTATTGGGTAAAGTGGATGATCTCAATCGTATACGAGAAGATGAATGGTCAATactacatgcacatgcacatcaAATCATGGATATGCTATAATATCAACAATTGATTTTCTCATCAACGATTCAGATTACTTACTTTACCTTAGAGGAgccaattatttcttttataatttataactaaatcAAACTACAAAGCTCATCTAACATGGAGCATACCGTGTCAAATCCTCGAATTTTTGAAATTTCCCCAACTAGACTTGTTTTATCAACCAAAAGAGGTAGCTGCAGGTTAAATGGCAACAAAACTTTCATTGCTGTCTAGGTTATAAGTTAATAGTAAAACAGAAATGCCACCTGCAAATGAACAAACATATTCCACAGCAAGGAAAGTGTAAGTTCTTTGTCTCCATTAACAATATCCTCTGCCACAATCATGATGCCATCTTCATCAAGTAGTGACCCACCAGAATGCCTAATATATTGTAGGACAAGACCACAGTTTGCCAATTTTTTCTTTGGAGTATCAGAGGGAACTACGATTTTCTGTCCACACAATGATGATGCATCACAATTCTTAACTAATTGGATTATCTAGACAAAAGTGTCAAATATGCTAGAATCATCTCCAGCATATGAAAATATATACAACCTACCATGAGGATTGAAGAATCATGCTGCAAGAGCTGAATTGCTCTACACAATTTCAATCCATCTTGGAGATCTACAAATAAATCTCTGACCCTAAAATCATACTCAACAATAGGTTCCTACAAAATCACAAATCAGtcaaataaaacatatcttGAACTTAATACAGTGAGCTGCCCAAGACACTTCTACTGTTGTTATATAATGTGCAAGACATCCAAAAGAGAGTTGCCCACATCCATGTGCAAGCTTGCGCTTACTCGCATATCTTGCTGAAAACCTCACTCAAATAAACTAGCATAGCATATGGAAGGAATAACTGACCTGTTGATGAGATAATTTGTAACCTAAAATCACCAAATGTGTTAGAAGATTGCCTTCTCCATGCATTACATCAGACGATAGAAATTCTAATttccaaccaaaaaaaaaaagaagagaaaagtcAAACTACAATGTCGAAGCTGctgttacaaaaatattaacacaaaATAGGACTAAAGCATGAAAGAAGACCCACCATGAATCAGCTGACTACTTGATTTAATCCAGGATTCTGGTTTTAATAACAAAGGGGAACCCCCATCCAACCCATCAATACCGTACTCCAGTGGGAGGTAACTCTGGCATTTAGCTTTATCCAGGACAAGCACAAGTAACAAAATTCTCTTCAAAATCACATTCCCCAAATTCTCATAGTAACCCGACCTATATACACTTTCAACCATCTTATTATAAGCATACTCTTTAGCTAAACCCTCATGTGAAAAAAATAGCTTGTCAATGACCATTTTCAAGAACACAACATCCTGATCAGAATCAACATCACCATTCAACACCAAGGAGTCAccaccaaaaattatatacaatCCAATCCGCAGCCAAATAGGATTATAACACATGAGAATTCTCGTGGCCTTAGTCTTCAAGCCTACATCAGTTACTATAGGGCAATGCGCCTTCATATTGAGCCTTCCTTCGTCAATAGTCTAAGAAAGGAAATAGACAGATAGTTGAATAACTAAACTAAGGACCGAAATGGACACAAATTTGATGCGAAGTCTATGGCAATAAATGGAAGAGAAAACAAACCTTGGTGACGCGATTCATTTGATGGAAGATCTCTTTACATGCTGCGAGGCTGAGATAAACCCTCATTCGCTGCTTCAAATCGTCGAAACTGCACACGTCCTTGAGAGAATCACTGAGTTGCGAAAACGAGGAATCAGGAACCTCCGCTGCAGTGGCGGCACTTTTCTTAGTGGACCAGGTCTTCCTCTGGCGCTTGGGAGTTCGCCAAGTGGAATCGACGCCGACAACAGAGGTTCCCGGAGCGCCGTGTCGCTTGCCGTTGGTGGCGGGAGCGGGGGCGGCATTGGAGGCTGAGAGGTGGCAGCCGCAGGAGGTAGGGTTTTGGAGGAGGAAGTTGAGCCAGACGGAGAGGGACTTGGAGAGGGATTTGAGGGAGTGTTCCTTCTTGATTTGAGCCTTGCGGGAGGACTGGAACTGCTCCAATTGGAAGGCCTTGAGTTTCTTGGAGGCGGCGGTGGATGATTTGTTGGGGCGGCGGTGGAAGGAGGAGGTGCCGTGTTTGGAGGCGGTGAAGAATTGGGTGGCGGGAGATTTGGCGGCGGTGAGAGAGAAAGGGGGGCGTCTGGGGGTTGTGAAGTTGGAAATGTCCTTCAGAAGCGACGAAGAATGGagagagggagaaggagagggaGCCTCGTTGCAATCCATGGCTGTCTAGCGTTGGTCGGAAACAAAGGGAAAGACAAGTCCACGATTCTCTTCAAACTGTGTTTTGAATTTCGAATTTCAAATCTTATGACCATTTGCTTTCGCACCTAAAGCACTGCCTactgtatttttgtaatttacacTTTTATACTATACTCTAATATTATCAGCCTACGCGGTACACATTACTCAAGTTAGCCATAAACTTATGTGGGAAAAAACGCAATATTTaatagtcattttttaaattgctAATAAATTcgtttttaaaagattaaaatttaaaatttaatctttaaaaatgtaagaagtcgaaaaatttattagatcgttaaattttgtttattgttattaataaaatagtctatgTGATACATAAGAATAAATTtgtcacaaaattaattatcaacttAATCATACTAAATAGATTAGACAAAATGTCAGTAAGTTATCATTATTAAACCTAAATATCGGTAATTTTTTGTTAGAcaaaaatgttagtaattttttttgaatcaaaatatcactaatttttattttggaccataatgtcacaatattttcattggacaaaaatgtcaataaattatcattattggacaaaaatatcattcattagTAATTTTCTATTGTATTAAaatttttggtaatttttttattgaacgtaagtgtcaatatttttttgttagaccTAAATATCAATATGTTTCTATTAGACTAATTTGTTAAACCTCACATGTTTATTAGTAAACCAAATATACtaatatgattatataaaacgttaaaaaaattactgatattttgatacaatgaaaaattattgatattttggttcaataatgataatttaCTAACATTTTTGTTCAATGAAAACATACTgacattatagtaaaaaaaaattattgacttttttgtccaaaaaaatatttacatttaggtcaaataatgatattttcgtccaatttattttaacatcatCACATTGACActcaattttgtgacaattttatTCATGTGTATCATGTAAGTTATTTTACTAAtggtaataaataaaaattaacggCCGGATaaatttgttgtactttttacactttcgtaaactaaattttaaattttaatctttgagGAATGAATTTATCaacaatttacatattttaaaataagaatgactatttacccattttaaaattaactaattgagttgtttttttaaagaactaATTGAGTTTATAAATCAGCTCTTGTATATTTTTCTAaagttaatcatttttttaaaggttctaaaattaatcatttatcaTCTCttgttcttatatataaaatctaATTATTCACTTCatcaaattctaaaaatagttaatttaattaataataataatttttttttaaatttataattttttttaaactattattatcattatatttttttcttttgtaagtttgttaatatatatatattttcttttaatgaggtgatatttttaggataaaaataattaataaaaaatgttataaaataaaataaatattattttaaatttgaatattataaattgGAAACGAGGAAGGAACACAATATCAATGCAGAAAATTATGCTCAGATTCTCATATGTTTGTCCATTACCCTGGACCCCATCTAACGCTGCATTTTCTGTTTGTTCTTCTCCATCTAGCAAGTCCCTTCGGTTTCTTGTTGGTCGTCCACCTAGCTGCTTATACAATAAGCTTTGtttacacctttttttttttttttacttagaaaCAAGATTTTCAGTCAGCAAAATTTGAAATAGAATCGCTGCTCGATCAGT
Protein-coding sequences here:
- the LOC100817636 gene encoding abnormal spindle-like microcephaly-associated protein isoform X2, with translation MDCNEAPSPSPSLHSSSLLKDISNFTTPRRPPFSLTAAKSPATQFFTASKHGTSSFHRRPNKSSTAASKKLKAFQLEQFQSSRKAQIKKEHSLKSLSKSLSVWLNFLLQNPTSCGCHLSASNAAPAPATNGKRHGAPGTSVVGVDSTWRTPKRQRKTWSTKKSAATAAEVPDSSFSQLSDSLKDVCSFDDLKQRMRVYLSLAACKEIFHQMNRVTKTIDEGRLNMKAHCPIVTDVGLKTKATRILMCYNPIWLRIGLYIIFGGDSLVLNGDVDSDQDVVFLKMVIDKLFFSHEGLAKEYAYNKMVESVYRSGYYENLGNVILKRILLLVLVLDKAKCQSYLPLEYGIDGLDGGSPLLLKPESWIKSSSQLIHEFLSSDVMHGEGNLLTHLVILGYKLSHQQEPIVEYDFRVRDLFVDLQDGLKLCRAIQLLQHDSSILMKIVVPSDTPKKKLANCGLVLQYIRHSGGSLLDEDGIMIVAEDIVNGDKELTLSLLWNMFVHLQLPLLVDKTSLVGEISKIRGFDTDLINNANSSSMELLLNWIQAVCDNYDCAIDNFHSLVDGKAIWCLLDYYFQKELHNSCSLKEVNKKSGKASIMSVNEYSDALYNFILSQKLTTLLGNFPEVLQISELLQHNGACSDRSVVILLVFLANQLFVKKNLDHLNFHKLLGYDCQSPNHRHLRLLRCLSNSESIQKPDASDVHGNEDGARKFKAIQAWWQDMAERNCINKPAVSNLQRSSTTECSTNIRRENAARTIQLHFRGLVARRKFLKMINAVTFLQTGFRAWLQVRQGSVCMMLSTVQVCDSSCEILKQSETYKRYAMLFIHRHSFLRLKRSAQLIQQAVRSWLYRRHQQECSTSPDLMISDMVAATITVQKFVRGWLARSRYIHQLDQKEKSLNCSQQKVTFDLQTNAAIIIQLAWKRFICCKSTQKQHLLATKIQRNFRRWLLRKSFSNQIQAVIKIQSYFRRWRCVNAFQHFKIEYKAAVVIQSFLRGWFARKNACAHSNHLFATKIQRNFRMWLLRKSFLNQIQAVIKIQSYFRMWRCAMAFKHFKIEFKATIVIQSFLRGWFARKDTCARRNHIVEIQRHCRGWLVKRDFLFQRDAAVKIQCAIRSLKCQKALNCLKDAALEIQCFIRGHLTRNQLLGSASKSYTAIPISCISRPFGFCCFQLELFLFSVVKLQRWWKGLLLLKLKNKSAIIIQSCTRGWIARRKATVFRQHVIQEDAALVIQCYIRGHLTQNWNLVVKLQRWWKGLLLQKLMTKSAIVIQSCARGWIARRKATIQKHRIIVIQSHWKGYLVRKESKEQLLDLRLRMQKSARNVDDSKRLINRLLAALSELLNMKSLSNILHTCSTLDMATGHSKKCCEELVAAGAINTLLQLIQTVSRSIPDQEVLKHALSTLRNLARYPHLLQVLIQSRSSVQIIVLELLRNKNEGYFVASELLKKICSTRVGLETIFKSPALLKRLHSLVEDLTRKGIYEKRNPRAPRHIKENRERRLKEAAEILKLITSA
- the LOC100817636 gene encoding abnormal spindle-like microcephaly-associated protein homolog isoform X1, with the protein product MDCNEAPSPSPSLHSSSLLKDISNFTTPRRPPFSLTAAKSPATQFFTASKHGTSSFHRRPNKSSTAASKKLKAFQLEQFQSSRKAQIKKEHSLKSLSKSLSVWLNFLLQNPTSCGCHLSASNAAPAPATNGKRHGAPGTSVVGVDSTWRTPKRQRKTWSTKKSAATAAEVPDSSFSQLSDSLKDVCSFDDLKQRMRVYLSLAACKEIFHQMNRVTKTIDEGRLNMKAHCPIVTDVGLKTKATRILMCYNPIWLRIGLYIIFGGDSLVLNGDVDSDQDVVFLKMVIDKLFFSHEGLAKEYAYNKMVESVYRSGYYENLGNVILKRILLLVLVLDKAKCQSYLPLEYGIDGLDGGSPLLLKPESWIKSSSQLIHEFLSSDVMHGEGNLLTHLVILGYKLSHQQEPIVEYDFRVRDLFVDLQDGLKLCRAIQLLQHDSSILMKIVVPSDTPKKKLANCGLVLQYIRHSGGSLLDEDGIMIVAEDIVNGDKELTLSLLWNMFVHLQLPLLVDKTSLVGEISKIRGFDTDLINNANSSSMELLLNWIQAVCDNYDCAIDNFHSLVDGKAIWCLLDYYFQKELHNSCSLKEVNKKSGKASIMSVNEYSDALYNFILSQKLTTLLGNFPEVLQISELLQHNGACSDRSVVILLVFLANQLFVKKNLDHLNFHKLLGYDCQSPNHRHLRLLRCLSNSESIQKPDASDVHGNEDGARKFKAIQAWWQDMAERNCINKPAVSNLQRSSTTECSTNIRRENAARTIQLHFRGLVARRKFLKMINAVTFLQTGFRAWLQVRQGSVCMMLSTVQVCDSSCEILKQSETYKRYAMLFIHRHSFLRLKRSAQLIQQAVRSWLYRRHQQECSTSPDLMISDMVAATITVQKFVRGWLARSRYIHQLDQKEKSLNCSQQKVTFDLQTNAAIIIQLAWKRFICCKSTQKQHLLATKIQRNFRRWLLRKSFSNQIQAVIKIQSYFRRWRCVNAFQHFKIEYKAAVVIQSFLRGWFARKNACAHSNHLFATKIQRNFRMWLLRKSFLNQIQAVIKIQSYFRMWRCAMAFKHFKIEFKATIVIQSFLRGWFARKDTCARRNHIVEIQRHCRGWLVKRDFLFQRDAAVKIQCAIRSLKCQKALNCLKDAALEIQCFIRGHLTRNQLLGSASKSYTAIPISCISRPFGFCCFQLELFLFSVVKLQRWWKGLLLLKLKNKSAIIIQSCTRGWIARRKATVFRQHVIQEDAALVIQCYIRGHLTQNWNLGGTSNLSEVIPAGYISRPFGCRSFQLELFLLSVVKLQRWWKGLLLQKLMTKSAIVIQSCARGWIARRKATIQKHRIIVIQSHWKGYLVRKESKEQLLDLRLRMQKSARNVDDSKRLINRLLAALSELLNMKSLSNILHTCSTLDMATGHSKKCCEELVAAGAINTLLQLIQTVSRSIPDQEVLKHALSTLRNLARYPHLLQVLIQSRSSVQIIVLELLRNKNEGYFVASELLKKICSTRVGLETIFKSPALLKRLHSLVEDLTRKGIYEKRNPRAPRHIKENRERRLKEAAEILKLITSA